A portion of the Bacillus sp. es.034 genome contains these proteins:
- a CDS encoding SprT family protein — MTNAELQQLVERISIQSFHKPFQHKAYFNPRLRTTGGRYMLRSHDIDINRRYLDEHGMEELIGIIKHELCHYHLHIEGKGYKHGDHDFKSLLKHVGGSRHCSSLPSVNRRSRVLYYVCSQCGLNFERKRKINTTKYVCGRCKGKLRLVKEVVIEKG, encoded by the coding sequence ATGACGAATGCCGAGCTGCAGCAATTAGTTGAAAGAATTTCAATCCAATCATTCCACAAGCCATTTCAACATAAGGCGTATTTTAACCCGAGATTGCGCACCACGGGCGGAAGATATATGTTGCGCAGCCATGATATTGATATTAATCGAAGGTATCTGGATGAGCACGGAATGGAAGAATTGATTGGAATTATAAAGCATGAGCTATGTCATTATCACTTGCATATTGAAGGAAAAGGGTACAAACATGGGGATCATGACTTTAAGAGCCTGCTCAAGCACGTCGGGGGGTCAAGGCATTGTTCTTCGTTGCCCAGTGTGAACAGGAGAAGTCGGGTGTTATACTATGTCTGTTCTCAGTGCGGTCTGAACTTTGAAAGAAAAAGAAAAATCAATACAACGAAATATGTGTGTGGCCGCTGTAAAGGGAAACTTCGCCTCGTAAAGGAAGTCGTGATTGAAAAAGGGTAG
- the cmpA gene encoding cortex morphogenetic protein CmpA — translation MPNWLVNQLRKAYFEKDRYQIKLLNQCWNFYRKKNCS, via the coding sequence ATGCCAAATTGGCTTGTCAATCAATTGAGGAAAGCCTATTTTGAGAAAGATCGATACCAGATCAAACTTCTTAATCAATGTTGGAATTTCTACAGGAAGAAGAACTGCTCTTAA
- a CDS encoding Tex family protein: MAATLTKQEPLLHQVSKELNLSIKNVKNVISLLEEGNTVPFIARYRKEQTGALDEVQIRNIMDKWNYLLNLEQRKEEVIRLIEEQGKLTEELARSIQKADKLQMVEDLYRPYKQKRRTKATVAKEKGLEPLAEWILTFPLKGDLTSEASNYISEENEVTTVEDALGGAKDIIAEYVSDEASYRDYIRKYTFRKGLIESKVKKEELDEKKVFEMYYSYQEPIHKVVPHRVLAMNRGEKEDILKVNIQPDTEGIQNYLEKQVIKNIHSISVPLVKEAVEDSYKRLIQPSVEREIRNELTDKAEDQAIHIFSENLRKLLLQPPMKGKMVLGVDPAFRTGCKLAVIDETGKTLDINVIYPHTSQAQRNKAEDAFKLILTKYSIEVVAIGNGTASRETEQFVVDLLKEVGGNISYLIVNEAGASVYSASDVAREEFPDLQVEERSAVSIARRLQDPLAELVKIDPKSVGVGQYQHDVSQKKLNESLTFVVETAVNQVGVNVNTASSSLLQYVAGLSKTVANNIVRKREEEGKFQSRVQLKKIPRLGAKTFEQCIGFLRIMDGKEVLDRTSIHPENYTDVKKLLSKVGMGVNDVGSDKLKQSLEQLNIDEVCEELEIGKLTLKDIIDSLIRPGRDPRDEFPKPLLKKDVLKLEDLSEGMELQGTVRNVVDFGAFIDIGVKQDGLVHISKLKNGFVKHPLDVVSVGDVVTVWVDSVDVKKGRVALTMVP; this comes from the coding sequence TTGGCAGCAACATTAACAAAGCAAGAACCATTACTTCATCAAGTATCCAAAGAATTGAACTTATCAATAAAGAATGTAAAGAACGTCATTTCTCTTCTGGAGGAAGGGAATACAGTTCCATTCATCGCACGTTATCGAAAAGAACAGACAGGCGCACTGGATGAAGTCCAGATTCGCAATATCATGGACAAGTGGAATTATCTGTTGAACCTTGAGCAGCGAAAAGAAGAAGTCATCCGTCTCATAGAAGAACAGGGGAAGTTAACGGAAGAATTAGCCCGGTCCATTCAAAAAGCAGATAAGCTGCAAATGGTAGAAGATTTATATCGTCCATATAAACAAAAGAGGCGTACCAAAGCAACCGTAGCAAAAGAAAAAGGCCTGGAGCCCCTGGCTGAATGGATTCTGACCTTCCCATTAAAAGGCGACCTTACAAGTGAAGCTTCAAACTATATCTCAGAAGAGAATGAAGTGACCACTGTGGAAGATGCCCTGGGTGGAGCCAAGGACATCATTGCTGAATACGTATCCGATGAAGCTTCTTACCGGGATTACATAAGAAAATATACATTCCGTAAAGGGTTAATCGAATCAAAGGTGAAGAAAGAAGAGTTGGACGAAAAAAAAGTGTTTGAAATGTATTACTCCTATCAGGAGCCCATTCACAAAGTTGTCCCCCATCGTGTCCTTGCAATGAATAGAGGGGAAAAAGAAGACATACTCAAAGTAAACATCCAGCCAGATACAGAAGGTATTCAAAACTATTTGGAAAAGCAGGTCATTAAGAATATCCACTCCATTTCCGTACCTCTGGTGAAAGAAGCAGTGGAGGACAGTTATAAAAGGCTCATCCAGCCATCGGTGGAAAGAGAAATCCGGAATGAGTTAACTGACAAAGCGGAAGATCAAGCCATTCATATCTTCTCTGAAAACCTGCGTAAATTATTGCTTCAGCCTCCGATGAAAGGGAAGATGGTATTGGGGGTCGATCCTGCATTTCGGACTGGGTGTAAGTTAGCTGTCATTGATGAAACAGGGAAAACCCTCGATATCAATGTCATCTATCCACATACATCTCAAGCTCAACGAAATAAGGCGGAGGACGCCTTTAAATTGATTCTGACAAAATATTCGATTGAGGTTGTGGCTATTGGGAACGGAACAGCGTCGAGGGAAACAGAACAATTCGTTGTGGATTTATTAAAAGAAGTAGGCGGGAATATCTCTTACTTAATAGTCAACGAAGCCGGGGCAAGCGTATATTCTGCATCTGATGTGGCGAGAGAAGAGTTCCCTGACTTACAAGTAGAAGAAAGAAGTGCTGTCTCCATTGCCCGGAGATTACAGGATCCGTTAGCTGAATTAGTGAAAATCGATCCTAAATCAGTCGGGGTCGGGCAATATCAACATGATGTTTCCCAAAAGAAGTTGAACGAATCGTTAACTTTTGTAGTGGAAACGGCTGTTAACCAAGTGGGTGTGAACGTAAATACTGCCTCTTCCTCCTTATTGCAATATGTAGCGGGGCTTTCTAAAACAGTGGCCAACAATATTGTGAGAAAGCGTGAGGAAGAAGGGAAGTTTCAATCCAGGGTCCAATTAAAAAAAATCCCAAGGCTGGGTGCGAAAACGTTTGAACAGTGTATTGGCTTTCTGAGGATAATGGATGGGAAAGAAGTACTTGATAGGACGTCTATTCACCCTGAGAACTATACCGATGTTAAGAAGCTCCTCTCTAAAGTGGGAATGGGTGTAAATGACGTCGGGTCAGATAAACTTAAACAGTCTTTGGAACAATTAAATATAGATGAAGTGTGTGAAGAGTTGGAAATTGGGAAACTGACATTGAAGGATATAATCGATTCACTGATTAGACCAGGTCGGGATCCGAGGGATGAGTTTCCTAAACCGCTACTGAAGAAGGATGTTCTGAAGCTTGAGGATTTATCTGAAGGAATGGAATTACAAGGAACCGTGCGAAATGTAGTCGATTTTGGTGCCTTTATTGACATTGGAGTAAAACAAGATGGACTTGTCCATATCTCAAAGCTGAAAAATGGTTTCGTGAAGCATCCATTAGATGTGGTTTCAGTCGGGGATGTTGTGACTGTGTGGGTTGACAGTGTAGATGTCAAAAAAGGCAGGGTTGCACTGACCATGGTCCCTTAA
- a CDS encoding PP2C family serine/threonine-protein phosphatase — translation MAYLQQNEIELYAEQVSKNGNPFCGDSYFYTSTNDYFICVLADGLGSGKYAYESSHAVVEIVERNHHEDVETLMSLCNDVLQKKRGAAVAIIKAYYHSKEFVYSCVGNIRFYMYAPEGKMTYPLPVTGYLSGRPQTYKTQRFHYNNNSRFLIHSDGLNISGVKNILQRYPTLHGALGDIQSLVDGTSDDTTYIIGNLL, via the coding sequence ATGGCTTATCTTCAACAAAATGAAATAGAGCTTTACGCAGAACAAGTATCGAAAAATGGGAATCCCTTTTGTGGGGACAGTTATTTCTATACTTCCACCAACGATTACTTTATCTGTGTCCTCGCCGATGGTTTAGGCAGTGGAAAGTATGCATATGAATCGTCACATGCTGTCGTGGAGATTGTGGAAAGAAATCATCATGAAGATGTCGAGACCCTCATGAGTCTTTGCAATGATGTCCTTCAGAAGAAACGTGGAGCTGCCGTGGCGATTATTAAAGCATATTACCATTCCAAAGAATTTGTGTATAGTTGTGTAGGTAATATCCGTTTTTATATGTATGCACCCGAAGGAAAGATGACCTATCCCTTACCGGTCACAGGCTATCTCTCCGGACGGCCTCAAACGTATAAAACACAACGTTTTCATTATAATAATAACTCAAGATTTCTCATTCATTCAGATGGATTGAATATTTCCGGCGTAAAGAATATCCTTCAAAGATATCCGACCCTTCATGGGGCGCTGGGTGATATACAATCATTAGTAGACGGCACATCAGATGATACAACATATATCATTGGAAACTTACTCTAA
- the sigB gene encoding RNA polymerase sigma factor SigB: protein MKKLSQPNQQAQKEKVLKWIKDYQETQDDDAQSQLILHYQNLVESIARKYSKGRSFHEDIIQVGMIGLLGAIRRYDESFGRSFEAFAIPTIIGEIKRFLRDKTWSVHVPRRIKELGPKIKSTVEELTNKLERSPQVHEIAEYLEVSEEEVLEAMEMGRSYQALSVDHSIEADSEGSTVTILDIVGDQDEGYEKVNQRLVLEKVLHVLSDREKAIIQHTYLENLSQKEAGEKLGISQMHVSRLQRRAIKKLREAIQEEMSDSESHY, encoded by the coding sequence ATGAAAAAACTATCTCAACCTAACCAGCAGGCTCAAAAAGAAAAAGTACTCAAATGGATCAAGGATTATCAGGAGACCCAGGATGATGACGCCCAAAGCCAACTCATTTTGCACTATCAAAACCTTGTTGAGTCCATTGCGAGGAAATATTCAAAGGGCAGGTCTTTCCATGAGGATATAATCCAGGTAGGGATGATTGGGTTGCTTGGAGCAATCAGAAGGTACGATGAATCTTTCGGCAGGTCATTTGAAGCCTTCGCGATTCCAACCATTATCGGGGAGATCAAACGGTTCCTAAGGGATAAAACATGGAGTGTACATGTTCCCCGGAGAATTAAGGAACTTGGTCCGAAAATAAAATCGACGGTTGAAGAGTTAACAAATAAATTAGAACGTTCTCCACAGGTTCATGAGATTGCTGAATACCTGGAAGTGAGTGAAGAAGAGGTTCTGGAAGCGATGGAAATGGGTAGGAGTTATCAGGCTTTATCTGTGGATCACTCCATTGAGGCTGATTCAGAAGGAAGTACGGTAACGATACTGGATATCGTGGGAGATCAGGATGAAGGTTATGAAAAGGTTAACCAGCGACTCGTTCTTGAGAAGGTCCTTCATGTCCTTTCCGACAGGGAAAAAGCGATTATACAACACACTTATTTAGAAAACCTAAGCCAAAAAGAAGCTGGGGAAAAGCTCGGTATTTCACAAATGCATGTTTCCCGCCTGCAAAGAAGAGCGATTAAAAAGCTTCGGGAAGCCATCCAGGAAGAGATGAGCGATTCGGAGAGTCATTATTAA
- the rsbW gene encoding anti-sigma B factor RsbW translates to MQAFDYIEMKIPAKPEYVGVIRLTLSGIASRMGFDYDAIEDLKIATSEAITNAVQHAYKDNDGEVVVGFALYGDRLEVMVADHGESFDFKEIRSAVGPYHADHSVEFLREGGLGLYLIESLMDDVKVHHKEGVTVFMTKFLSGEQVERDEKTIST, encoded by the coding sequence ATGCAAGCTTTTGATTACATCGAGATGAAGATCCCCGCAAAGCCGGAATATGTCGGGGTCATTCGTTTGACGCTTTCGGGAATTGCAAGTCGTATGGGGTTTGACTATGATGCCATTGAGGATTTGAAGATTGCCACAAGTGAAGCGATCACTAATGCGGTTCAGCATGCGTATAAAGATAATGATGGAGAAGTCGTTGTCGGGTTCGCACTGTATGGGGATCGCCTTGAAGTGATGGTGGCTGATCACGGTGAAAGTTTTGATTTCAAAGAAATTCGCAGTGCTGTTGGTCCTTATCATGCCGATCATTCTGTTGAGTTCTTAAGAGAAGGTGGGTTAGGCCTTTACCTTATTGAGAGCCTTATGGATGATGTTAAAGTGCATCACAAGGAGGGAGTGACAGTCTTTATGACTAAATTCCTATCAGGGGAGCAGGTGGAGAGGGATGAAAAAACTATCTCAACCTAA
- a CDS encoding anti-sigma factor antagonist, with product MNLSIDMKEKENELLVKVAGEIDAYTAPKLKETLQPSAETDDKDITVDLSEVSYMDSTGLGVFVGLFKTVKARGGQLNLVGLSDRLQRLFDITGLGDIMNINSKVEGGVE from the coding sequence ATGAACTTATCAATAGATATGAAAGAAAAAGAAAACGAGCTGCTCGTTAAAGTAGCCGGTGAAATTGATGCATATACAGCTCCAAAGCTTAAAGAAACGCTTCAGCCTTCTGCTGAAACTGATGATAAAGATATAACAGTCGATCTTTCTGAAGTATCATACATGGATAGTACGGGACTCGGCGTGTTCGTCGGTCTGTTTAAAACGGTTAAGGCCCGTGGTGGACAGCTTAATCTGGTTGGATTGTCTGATCGTTTACAAAGACTGTTTGATATTACAGGTTTAGGGGATATTATGAATATCAATTCCAAAGTAGAAGGTGGAGTGGAATGA
- a CDS encoding PP2C family protein-serine/threonine phosphatase: protein MNFRELMDSKYREIIEHYLNDQDEKALYLGQKFSRKSIEHHVSPEEIISLHKNVILEMEPDIPHQVLHSFDILLEVMIGYGFAYREHQSLRTKQQELNNEIDVASNMQQTLLGTVIPSVEGLDIGAVSVPAKKMNGDYYHFVQDENDSVSVAIADVIGKGIPAALCMSMIKYAMDSLPEYRHEPNAVLESLNRVVEQNVDASMFITMFYGVYNSEKHLFSYSSAGHEPGFFYRASTNEYEDLDAKGLLLGVDKKAKYRQYERRVEVGDMIILLSDGVTECRTEEGFIEREDLVQLISRYTHLPTQEIINNVYKQLEKLQHFELRDDFTLIIIKRNS from the coding sequence ATGAATTTCAGAGAATTGATGGATTCAAAATATAGAGAGATCATTGAGCACTATTTAAACGACCAGGATGAGAAAGCCCTTTATTTGGGACAGAAATTCAGTCGTAAATCAATTGAGCACCACGTATCACCGGAAGAAATCATCAGTCTCCACAAGAATGTCATCCTGGAGATGGAACCAGACATACCGCATCAGGTGCTGCATTCTTTTGATATTCTCCTGGAAGTCATGATAGGTTATGGTTTTGCCTATCGTGAACATCAAAGCTTGAGAACGAAACAACAGGAATTGAATAATGAAATAGATGTCGCATCCAATATGCAGCAAACCCTTCTTGGGACAGTCATTCCTTCAGTCGAAGGGTTGGATATTGGAGCGGTGAGTGTACCGGCGAAGAAGATGAACGGTGATTACTATCACTTCGTCCAGGATGAAAATGACAGCGTCAGTGTGGCCATTGCGGACGTGATCGGGAAGGGGATACCAGCGGCTCTTTGTATGTCCATGATCAAGTATGCAATGGACAGTTTACCAGAGTATCGCCATGAACCAAATGCTGTGTTGGAAAGTTTGAACAGGGTAGTCGAACAAAACGTGGACGCCAGTATGTTCATTACTATGTTCTACGGCGTGTATAATTCTGAGAAACATCTTTTTTCATACTCATCAGCTGGGCACGAACCCGGCTTTTTTTATAGAGCGTCAACCAATGAATATGAGGACCTTGATGCCAAGGGCCTTCTATTAGGTGTGGATAAAAAAGCAAAGTACAGACAATACGAAAGACGTGTGGAAGTGGGGGACATGATCATTCTCCTTTCCGATGGAGTAACGGAATGCCGCACGGAAGAAGGTTTCATCGAGAGGGAGGATCTGGTCCAGTTGATCAGCCGGTATACGCATCTCCCTACTCAGGAAATCATCAATAATGTGTATAAGCAACTTGAGAAGCTGCAGCATTTTGAGCTAAGGGACGATTTCACCTTAATCATCATAAAAAGAAATTCGTAA
- a CDS encoding anti-sigma regulatory factor — protein MDSQSCVKITNEWDIVAARQLGRNVAKELGFGTVDQARITTAISELARNIYLYAGYGQICIEKLFDAGKKGVRIIALDEGPGIADIRKVMEDGYSTSGGLGAGLPGVKRLMDEFNVESVPGEGTDIRATKWLR, from the coding sequence ATGGATAGCCAATCCTGCGTGAAGATCACGAATGAATGGGACATCGTTGCTGCCCGCCAGTTAGGGAGGAATGTAGCGAAAGAGCTCGGATTCGGCACAGTTGACCAAGCTCGTATCACTACGGCTATCAGCGAATTAGCAAGGAACATCTATTTATATGCCGGCTACGGTCAAATTTGCATTGAAAAATTATTTGACGCCGGAAAAAAGGGCGTGCGCATCATTGCCTTAGATGAGGGCCCTGGTATTGCCGATATCAGAAAAGTAATGGAAGATGGATATTCCACATCAGGCGGATTAGGAGCAGGTTTGCCTGGAGTTAAGCGTTTAATGGACGAATTTAACGTTGAATCTGTACCAGGTGAAGGGACAGATATCAGGGCGACCAAGTGGCTCCGCTAG
- a CDS encoding STAS domain-containing protein, with the protein MRVRIPILKLHDCLLISIQWELDDQTALQFQEDLLQKIHETSARGVVIDITSIDFIDSFIAKVLGDVINMSRLMGAKVVITGIQPAVAITLIELGIRLEDVLTALDLEKGLEKLQLELGD; encoded by the coding sequence ATTAGAGTGAGAATACCAATTTTAAAGCTGCATGATTGTTTATTGATTTCCATTCAGTGGGAGCTGGATGATCAAACAGCCCTTCAATTTCAGGAGGATCTTCTCCAGAAGATTCACGAAACAAGTGCAAGGGGAGTAGTGATCGATATCACTTCCATCGATTTTATAGACTCGTTCATCGCTAAAGTACTTGGGGATGTGATCAATATGTCCAGGTTGATGGGAGCAAAAGTTGTCATCACGGGCATTCAGCCTGCTGTAGCGATTACGTTGATAGAGCTTGGAATCAGGTTAGAGGACGTTCTGACCGCTTTGGATCTGGAAAAAGGTCTGGAGAAATTACAATTGGAACTGGGGGACTAG
- a CDS encoding RsbT co-antagonist protein RsbRA, with product MFSEVTAYIQDNKSDITSTWMDRMRNEADEKFLHVVSDQVFTKTSHEFVEMIAANLRDSKEFNSRLEDFAEKVVRLGWPLTFVTTALGTFGKVVYEGMTEEQLITEENHASQVEKFDQWLTPMYNRVIKAYTESWERTVSLQKIALQELSAPLIPVFEKISIMPLVGTIDTERARLIMENLLNGVVKHRAEVVLIDITGVPVVDTMVAHHIIQAAEAVRLVGAKCMLVGIRPEIAQTIVNLGIDLNQFSTNSTLRKGIEKALEMTNRKIVSTEGLE from the coding sequence ATGTTTAGTGAAGTCACGGCTTATATTCAGGACAATAAATCAGATATCACTAGTACTTGGATGGATCGTATGCGAAATGAAGCGGATGAGAAGTTTCTTCACGTCGTTTCGGATCAGGTCTTCACCAAGACAAGCCATGAGTTTGTTGAAATGATTGCCGCTAATTTGAGAGATTCGAAAGAATTCAACAGCCGTCTTGAAGATTTCGCTGAAAAGGTTGTTAGATTAGGGTGGCCATTAACATTTGTAACAACCGCTTTAGGGACATTTGGTAAAGTGGTATACGAAGGCATGACGGAGGAACAGCTGATCACGGAAGAAAATCACGCTTCACAGGTTGAGAAGTTCGATCAATGGCTGACGCCGATGTATAACAGAGTCATAAAAGCTTATACAGAATCATGGGAAAGAACGGTTTCCCTTCAAAAGATAGCATTACAGGAATTATCTGCACCATTGATACCGGTATTCGAAAAGATTTCCATTATGCCCCTTGTCGGCACCATTGATACTGAACGTGCCCGTTTGATCATGGAAAACCTGTTGAACGGTGTGGTGAAGCACAGGGCGGAAGTCGTTCTGATTGATATTACCGGTGTTCCGGTGGTGGATACGATGGTCGCCCATCATATCATCCAGGCTGCTGAAGCCGTACGTTTAGTAGGGGCGAAGTGCATGCTGGTGGGGATCAGACCGGAGATTGCCCAGACGATCGTCAATTTGGGAATTGATCTTAATCAGTTCAGCACAAACAGTACGTTACGAAAAGGAATAGAAAAAGCTCTTGAAATGACAAATCGAAAAATAGTTTCGACGGAGGGATTAGAGTGA
- the ndoA gene encoding type II toxin-antitoxin system endoribonuclease NdoA — protein sequence MIVKRGDVYFADLSPVVGSEQGGVRPVLVIQNDIGNRFSPTIIVAAITAQIQKAKLPTHVEIDAKRYGFERDSVILLEQIRTIDKQRLTDKITHLDDEMMEKVDDALQISVGLIQF from the coding sequence TTGATTGTAAAGCGTGGTGACGTATATTTTGCAGACCTTTCTCCTGTTGTAGGTTCAGAACAAGGCGGAGTTCGGCCGGTACTTGTTATTCAAAACGATATAGGGAACAGGTTTAGTCCCACAATTATTGTAGCTGCCATTACCGCACAAATTCAAAAAGCAAAACTGCCTACTCATGTTGAAATTGATGCAAAACGTTATGGCTTTGAACGTGATTCCGTTATCTTGCTTGAACAGATTCGAACGATTGATAAACAACGTCTTACCGATAAGATTACACACCTGGATGATGAGATGATGGAGAAAGTGGACGACGCCCTGCAAATCAGTGTGGGTCTGATCCAGTTTTAA
- a CDS encoding YlcI/YnfO family protein, which yields MSESSATTEILIRLPQQLVTELDGFADQENVNRNEFIYRATKMYLRERKKRQLRESMRRGYMEMAKINLAIASEAIQAEYEAEHTVERLVSGG from the coding sequence GTGTCTGAATCCAGCGCAACAACAGAAATCTTAATTCGTCTACCGCAACAGCTCGTTACAGAATTGGACGGCTTTGCAGATCAAGAAAATGTGAATCGCAATGAGTTTATTTATCGTGCAACCAAAATGTATTTACGAGAGCGTAAGAAGAGACAATTACGTGAATCTATGAGACGCGGCTATATGGAAATGGCGAAGATTAATCTCGCAATCGCTTCAGAAGCGATTCAAGCAGAATATGAGGCAGAACATACAGTCGAACGCTTAGTAAGCGGAGGTTAA
- the alr gene encoding alanine racemase has translation METQTQFFRDTWAEINLDHLYENVKNIKGHIPDDVNVFAVVKANAYGHGDVQTSLTALAAGAHGLAVAFLDEAISLRRGGITAPILVLGATRPKDVKIASQLDISLTVFHKEWLVEAERQLAKEDHLCLHIKCDTGMGRIGVRTSDELKGIEGYIHSHPQFELQGIFTHFATADELNDDYLDEQLRRFEYMLQQLESLPAYIHSSNSAATLRKTNTLFNAVRVGIAMYGLTPSIEMKPELPFPLKEVFSLHSRLIHTKELAAGEKVSYGATYEAGESEWIGTIPIGYADGWLRKLQGQDVLIDGKRVPIVGRICMDQCMIRLPESRPIGTRVTLIGKQDGAAIMMDEIAEKLDTINYEIPCIISTRVPRIYIQNGEATEVSNKLLSTGMDSPQENNDLFDE, from the coding sequence GTGGAAACCCAGACGCAATTTTTTCGAGATACATGGGCTGAAATCAATTTGGATCATTTATATGAAAATGTAAAAAATATTAAAGGTCATATCCCTGATGATGTGAATGTATTTGCCGTTGTAAAGGCGAATGCTTACGGGCACGGGGATGTTCAAACATCTCTCACTGCCCTCGCTGCAGGGGCGCATGGATTGGCCGTTGCCTTTCTGGATGAAGCGATCTCTTTGAGAAGGGGAGGCATCACCGCTCCGATCCTTGTCCTTGGGGCTACGAGACCAAAAGATGTGAAGATTGCTTCTCAATTGGACATTTCCTTAACGGTCTTCCACAAGGAATGGCTCGTGGAAGCTGAAAGACAGTTGGCGAAAGAAGATCATTTATGCCTTCATATCAAGTGTGATACCGGTATGGGGAGGATAGGCGTTCGGACCTCGGACGAATTAAAGGGTATCGAGGGATATATTCATTCTCACCCACAGTTCGAGCTTCAGGGGATCTTTACCCATTTTGCTACGGCGGATGAACTGAATGATGACTATCTTGACGAACAGTTGAGGCGCTTCGAATATATGCTTCAACAACTGGAATCGCTTCCTGCGTATATCCACTCTTCCAATAGTGCTGCTACTCTAAGGAAAACGAATACCCTATTTAATGCTGTAAGAGTGGGGATTGCCATGTATGGCCTTACACCATCGATCGAGATGAAACCTGAACTGCCATTTCCATTGAAGGAAGTCTTTTCACTCCATTCCAGACTCATTCATACAAAAGAACTTGCAGCTGGTGAGAAAGTCAGTTACGGAGCTACGTATGAAGCAGGGGAATCGGAATGGATCGGGACGATTCCGATCGGATATGCAGATGGCTGGCTGCGGAAATTACAGGGTCAGGACGTTTTAATTGACGGGAAGAGAGTTCCAATTGTTGGAAGGATTTGCATGGATCAATGTATGATCCGTCTACCTGAATCCCGGCCGATCGGTACCCGCGTCACGTTGATCGGCAAGCAGGATGGGGCTGCCATAATGATGGATGAAATCGCCGAAAAGCTTGATACCATCAACTATGAGATCCCTTGCATCATCTCGACAAGAGTACCGCGCATATATATACAGAACGGAGAAGCGACGGAAGTGTCGAATAAGCTCTTATCGACAGGGATGGACAGTCCACAGGAAAATAACGACCTATTTGATGAATAA
- a CDS encoding outer membrane lipoprotein carrier protein LolA — MKKKLVILVMAMLAVLALAACGEKSKDDVTKDLKAKVEDMKGYKADAKMTLQVGEEPQTYDVEVWHNDPNYYRVALKNATKDQSQMILRNDEGVFVLTPALNKSFRFQSNWPENSSQAYLYESLVKDVLEDKEATFKETKNHYVFTTKTRYQNSQMLPTQEIAFNKKDLTPASVNVMDSDQNPLVKVEFSKMDMKAAFDKKDFDMKKNMTGAQLEVPVTAAVEDTEFTVLYPMSEITGTELIEEKEVATDTGKRVILTYDGEKSFTIVQEKTTVVPTMTVSTSLKGELVDLGFTVAAMTDQSIRWTNNGVDYMLASNDLTPSEMVMVAQSVQGSMVK; from the coding sequence ATGAAGAAAAAGCTAGTGATACTAGTGATGGCCATGTTGGCGGTGCTTGCACTCGCTGCCTGTGGAGAAAAATCGAAAGACGATGTAACCAAGGACCTTAAGGCAAAAGTAGAAGATATGAAGGGGTACAAAGCAGATGCAAAGATGACCCTGCAGGTGGGAGAAGAACCCCAAACCTATGATGTGGAAGTATGGCATAATGACCCTAATTATTATCGTGTAGCCCTTAAGAATGCTACAAAAGATCAAAGCCAAATGATCCTGCGTAATGATGAGGGAGTGTTCGTCCTGACACCGGCTCTGAATAAAAGCTTCCGATTCCAAAGCAACTGGCCTGAAAACAGCAGTCAGGCATACTTGTATGAATCACTTGTCAAAGATGTTTTAGAAGACAAAGAAGCCACCTTCAAGGAAACAAAAAATCATTATGTCTTTACGACAAAAACACGTTACCAGAACAGTCAGATGCTCCCTACACAGGAGATTGCCTTTAACAAGAAAGACCTGACGCCTGCATCTGTTAATGTGATGGATTCAGATCAAAACCCGCTTGTGAAAGTGGAATTCTCTAAGATGGACATGAAAGCCGCGTTTGATAAAAAAGATTTCGATATGAAGAAAAATATGACCGGCGCCCAGCTTGAGGTTCCTGTGACAGCGGCAGTGGAAGATACGGAATTCACCGTTTTGTACCCGATGTCTGAAATCACCGGTACTGAATTGATAGAAGAAAAAGAAGTGGCGACAGATACAGGAAAGCGCGTCATTCTAACCTATGATGGCGAAAAATCCTTTACGATCGTTCAAGAGAAGACGACTGTCGTCCCTACGATGACTGTGTCTACGTCCCTCAAGGGGGAATTGGTGGACCTTGGCTTCACCGTAGCGGCCATGACGGATCAATCCATCCGGTGGACGAATAATGGTGTGGATTATATGCTCGCATCAAATGACCTCACTCCTTCGGAAATGGTCATGGTGGCACAATCCGTGCAAGGTTCAATGGTGAAATGA